The genomic segment GAAAGCGCAttaaccttgcattcgaggtCATCAACGCGTTTTGCACTCAATAGTTATTAGGAGATCCCAATtctttagggatttgttgttatttgATATCAAATCcgaattatcatgggatattatgtatttaatgtgtttatttacatttattttatatttgaataaTTGGTTGTAACTTCCTTGAATCAGGGGAAGATATTCTCTTAACCAGGCTTATAAATAGCCTGGTAATTTTTATTTGTAGTCACACACAAGTTGGTACTGAGAATACTATGTCGAATTGCTCTTAGAAAACTTTAAGAGAGtattaagatcaataatattgactcatggactactcatattttaactgttgaaccacgtaaaagttcttcttttcttttcttctttttgaaatattgtttagtgctcttcaaatttaaattgacgaaaaacagcgtcaacagagaactcaatactaaatattaattcaatggaaTAAGAAGCagggttattaacttcatcaactatccacccATGCCTCTTGTTGTGAGATTTTTTAatcaattatgtgcaagtatacacagtcaGAAACAAGTAATAAATATTCAAGATCGTCTCCACAAGGATtgaaattaaaactaaatgcacaaattaattaccaaacaattgCAAAAGTAaccaaattaatttgttttgattttgtaaactaacGCTACTTGAGATCAACTaaaaatgcttaaaaataaactaCAATGCCAATATGAAAGTGATATAAAATCAATTGGTTGAAATGAGCTTGAATTGTTAAATCCTTCTATGTCAAATGATCTATACGTTGTGCTGCAACAAAATCTCAGCAAAATTGCccagagttaacaagaattcCTAATTAGATTATAGAACTTTTCCCCATCCTATGGTATTAATTCTTTCACCTatttaacatattcctatgtCAATCAATTTTAAGAACCCATAATttaagcttcaattcataatggttacacaaggcaaataacacattcttatgttattcacaaacataacctaacaaggttattcacttgtgtcattcaaatttatctattatattcaaacttcccagtacaaatataactcaatatcttgCCATTGGTAGCCaatcaacaacaagaaattatcaataatcatatttgaatgaacaatgggtaatttgctaaaataaagtgctagaaattTAGAATTAAGACATAGAGTTCATTGATAATCCAAGCCTCAAAATATCTAGTTCATGGCTAAATCAAGAAACACAAATACAAATTCAAATCTGTCCATGAGTAATCAATCACAAAATACTAGAGAGAATAGGAAAGAAATAACAAACAAATAGAAGAAATAGCCCAAAATGATGATGAAATGAATATTATCTTCTTTTGCTCTTCTTCTTTTCATCCTTTCCTTCTTTGTATTGCTGAAGTCTCCTTGTACTTGGTGATTCTCTCTAAAAGATGGCTCAATTGGGTAATTGAGGCTATCCTTTCTTTTTATGATGTTGGGGTAATAAAACCCTTTTTCCTCATCTCCCAAATTGCCTTTCTTGCCTCTCACGTGAATTTCCTTTTCTCTTTTATAAATTACTCCAAAATTCAGTCCATTTTCTCTGATTTTTTCGTTGCCTCATCACTCCCTGCCAGTTCAATTAATGGTGCCATATGTATCTCCTTTATATGCTGAATTTCCCTCTTTGTATCATGCTGAAAATGCTCCAGCAAAATTTCTTTTGCTCCAGCAAAACCTAACATTTCAACACAAATTAAACAACTAAGAGCCATTTCActtttcattttttctttcaaaaaattcATGCATAAATTCCTTAATTTCCTACTTTTAGCTCTAAAATACTAACAAGACATAATAACTCACAACAACACAAAAAGGgaaaataaattaactaaaaataataacaaacaagCACTCATCACTCTTCTTAATTCTACATTTATAAgcataaaagtaaaaaaataactctttattcaagagttatcacctctctaatgtgaatttaagaattcatatctctattgtgatagcgaattacaattgtaaattatatttttacttggacttataattctctacaataagcaaTCTCTTACACATGTGTGGTAAACTAACATAGTGCATGCATTAAACACGTAACCCCTAAACTGTACAAATCATATATGTACTCTCatctaatataaatatatgattaattaaCTATATCATATGTATCCTTCACTTCTCAGATCTTAGGTTAAAATCATGTAAATTGTGATCAAACATTCACGAACATTAaacacaagtcaaacaattcacaaTATTTATAGGAAATTCATAAAAGCTGCACTAGATAATTATACAGTTTCAAGAataatccattaacaccctaaaaagaaaattagttcatgctaaacataatcaaatccatcaaactaaatataaacatcGCTACaagggaaaaaagaagaaaaagaaaaagaatgatGGAAACTAGTTAATCTCCAAGCTTTTGCCTCCACATAGTGTTTTCTTGAGTCTCTCCTTAGGGTTTCTCCTCCTCAAATAATCGTCATAATGTTGCTTAAATAGTAGTTTGTGCTTTGAACGTGAAATTCTACTTTAGCCCATGCTTAAAATGCCCTAATATGCACATTGACTGCCTCAGGTGCCGCAACCCCATAAGTGTGCACTATAGCCCGTGTCCTTGATTTCAAAAATCAATGGTCTCTGACTTAACCAGCGCTGCGACCCTACTATGCTTGCGCTGCGTCTCTAATTCCTCAAATAATAGCGATGTGGCTCCAATAGGTTGCGCCGCGGCCCTCGTTTGCGTAGAACCTTAAACTCTTTGTTTCATCACAGTGTCGCAGCTCAAATACTCAGCGCCGCGACTCTAATGTCCAATTTTCGCCAATTTGCTTCTTTTTGGGGCCAAACACGGTCTTTTCATCGATTCTTCCATAAATCCTGAAATATTAACAAACAAAGGCAACAAAAGTGTTATACTAcacaaacataactaaataagctTGACAATTCCGTAAAACAACTCTCTAAAATACTATAAAAACTACTCCATCATTCcccatcataaaaaaaaaattaagtggtGTTCCATTTAGGATTTGAAGTTTTCAAGAAGATTAAAGAGTTTGTTATACAACTAGGGTTTGCACTTCTCTTCTATAATCTTTTATTAGACAATGTCAAGCAGAATTTTGTCTAGATTCTAATTACATTGCACTACTACAATTTGGAGATCAACCATTGGACATGAGATGTCGGTTCCCCTTAAACTGACTTAACACATGTTCATAAGTAGGTTTACATTGAACCTACATATCATGTATGTCAAAGgtaagcatgggaggtcggttgcgcgggaaccgacctcccatgcttgtAGAAGACATAGTAGGCCAGTTCATGCAAAACTAACCTGCCATAGTGCCATTGTGTAGACAGACTTACCATGTCCTACCTTGCCAACATGGTAGGTCAGTACTATATGATCCGATTTATCATgtcacattattatttattttacattatttgaattttaaaatatattcataaaatttatatttattaatattacattttataaataaaaatattttaatttaatagtatctacaattcaaaataaataaataaaacttgaTAAGAAGTTTCTTAAATCATTTttaaatgacatggtaggtcgttTTTACaagaactgacctaccatgtcattatacaaatatattattaaagatactctacattattttaattttaaaatatattaatttatttaaaaaatacatatttatacatataaattattttgagtatgaaataagtataaaaaaagatataaatgtatcaatattaaatattaaaattttttgaaatataaataaatgaataaattaattaattatttgtaatgaccaaaaatcaatttaattttataaataagaaaatattttaattaaatagtatttatgatttaaaataaaaaaactttataaaaataatttagagtatctatttaataattttttaattgacATGGTAtgtcggttgtgtgggaaatgacttctaaTGTGACACACTAAGTCAGTTGTGGGAAATGatttctcatgtgacatggtaggtcggttgtgggaaatgacttctcatgtgacttggtagatcagttgtgtaggaacaaacctaccatgtcattataaaaatataccATTAAAGATACTCCAATTTGTTTTACATCATTGGAGTTTTAaagtatattaatttaattaaacaatacatatatatatataatttatttgagtatgaaataagtataaaaaatatatatactatttaatattacatatattataatttttgaaatgtaaataaatgaattaattattaataataaaaaaatttaatttaatttttataaataagaaaatatttgAGTTTAAtagtatttttaatttaaaataaataattttaaaaaataatttagagtatctatttaataattttttaaaggaCATGATAGATTGATTGTGtgagaaatgacttctcatgtgacatgatAGGTCAGTTGtcggaaatgacttctcatgttaCATGGTATGTCGGTTGTGTGAGAACAGACATACCAtttcattataaaaatatattattaaagatgCTCTAATTTAGTTTTACAttattgaaaatttaaaatatattaatttatttaaataatagataaatttaatttaactgGGTAtatatgaaataagtataaaatatatatatatatttatatacatatattcttATTAATATTAGATATGTTATAATTGTTGAATAAttacattaattaattatttataatttaaaaaatttaatttaatttttacaaagaagaaaatattataatttaaattatattttttcaaattttaaaattcaattaaaaaaattattcagaTATCAAGTAGTAATTACATTTGAAATCTCCTTGTCATTTTTAGCAAGTAGGATAgtaactaatagtaaaataaatattatgtgataattaacaTTGTTTtcgacactataaattattcagaattttctgaaaatttgcaggaagttctaaataactacaatgtacacgataaaaaaaattgtgccaaAAATCATAAAAGTACTGAAAACAAGAGGGGGTATATTGATACACCAAAAAATACGGGGTGCATTGTAGAATTTCCATATAGCATATATAGTACAAGAAAATTTTTCGGTGCAACCCCTAAGATGCATCCTTTTGTTTTAATACTTAGAAAAATTTTAACCTGAAATTTTTTACATGACAATGTACATTTTAGTTATAGGGGATCTCCcacaaattttcaggaaatttcaGATTATTTAGGGTGTCGAAATTAAAATTCAAACATCCCGTTGCACACGTGCGCGTGTAACAAActgttaaattataattttgatagCCTAAATAAtccaaaatttattgaaaattttTCAAAGATCCCATATAAttaaaattttccaaaaatttggattgtcatataaaaaaaattggactaAAATTTCTCTAAGTTCCAAAAATAGAAGCCCTATCGGCAGGTCCATTTTTAGGGTTGCTGAAAATTTTCCAACAGTATATATTTAGGAGTTCATCTACGGTGCACCCCTCTTTTGTTTTTTGTATTTGGATAATTTTTGgcacaatatttttttttgataGTGTACACTGTAGTTATTTAAAGCTTCATGCAAAATTTTAGGAAATTCATAAGAAGTTACAATGCTTAAAGTAGAGTTTAAACCTCCTGCTTTTTACGTTCATTAAAAATAACAGTCACTTGTGTAACAAACTATTTGaactttatttttagttttgtaaattattaagaattttctgaaaatttacaagagactttaaataactacaatatacgcaatcataaaaaaaataatagtttGTACAACCAAAATATGCACTAAAATATTACACACAAAGATGTGacactattttttaaaatagtaagCATTAATTTTGATAAATGTGAATGATTAGCTAAACTACCACACAACTACaactttgtatatatatataattttttatgtgtAAATTATAAGTGCACATATTattactcaaaaaaaaaattactaacaaAAATAGGTGGGTCCAAAAATAGGGGTTGATGTAGAATTTCACTATATTTAGTTTGGAAAATTGTGAGAATTAAATTAACATAATTTTTTgcctaagaaaaaaaaaaaaactattttacacTTTTTTTCCTTCTTATTTCTCTCCTCCTCGTCCCCTAATTCTCTTCTCTTTTACACTCTATCGCAGCCGTCGGCAGTAGTATTCAGCCAACCACAGCCTCACACTCACAGCGGCACCGGAAAACGACGACCGGACACCCACTCTGCTTGTGAGCAAAACGATAAGTCGTTCTCTGTTTTTCTGTTTTCGAGATTATTTATATAAAGTTTCCCCTTTCCATTCCAGGGTTCTTCCTTGAAACTACTAGAAAACAAATTGGATTTGGATTTGGATTTGGATTTGGGTTTGGGTTTCGATTCGTTGGGAGCTCGGCAAGGTACTActacaactctctctctctctctatatatatatatctgttttctctctctctcctgtaCTCATCTTTACTAGgttttttctctctctagaatataTCAACCTTCGCACCAAGGGTTTTTGATTTTACTTATTTCTCGAATCTTGTTATTTTGGTTTTGATTCTGGTTTCTgattttgaaattagggtttctTAATCTTAATTCGTTGAAATCTCGATGGGTCGAAAGAAGACCAATGCTCGGGACGATGAGAACCCTGCACAAGGGGGTGCCAAGTCAAAGAAGAAGGGGTTACTTATTGATGACGATGAGTACGCTATTGGAACTGAGCTATCTGAGGAGTCCCAAGTTCAGGAGGAGAAGGTTGTAATTACTGGGAAGAAGAAGGGCAAGAAGGGTGGCTCTAAGGCTTCTGAGCTCAAAGGCAATGATGAAGAAAAGGCGGTGGAGGAGGTTGaggatgataatgatgatgatcATGAAGTTGTCTTTGCTGGTAAGAAGAAGGGCAAGTCGAAAAAGGGTAAAGGGAATAGTATGCTTAGTGGTtcgagttttgggttgcttgaagatgatgatgataatCAGGAGGAAACGGTTCAGAGTGATGAGGGGGATGGTGCTCCAGTGGTGAGTCTTTCGGGCAAGAAGAAACCGTCGAAAAAGAGTGGCCATAGTTTGTTTTCTGCCTCAGCTTTTGATGCTATTGATGATGAcaatgatgatgataatgatgggGAGGTGGTTGATAATTTCATGGATGAGAATAAGTTGGTTGAAGATGATGAGGAGGCCCCAGCTATTGAGTTTAtggggaagaaaaaaaaatcatctaaGGGTGGGAAGAAGGGTGGTAGTTTGTTTAATGCCTCTGGTTTTGATGCTCTTGGAGATGGGGTTGAACCTGAGAATAAAAAGAAAGAGGAGGATGAAAAGAAAGAGGAGGATGACGAGTATGCTCAAGTTACTTTTTCTGGTAAGAAAAAGAAGTCATCAAAGGCAGCTAAGAAAGGTGGTGGTAGTTCATTTAATGCAGTACTACTCGATGAGGGAATTGATGAAGATGTGTCTGTATCTGAATCATCTAGAGTTGGCAACGATGCTTTGGAGGATGAAGATGCTTCGGTCATATCATTTTCGGGTAAGAAGAAATCTTCTAAAAAGAAAGGTAACAGTGTTTTTTCTCAATTGAATGAAGAAGATGTTGGGGATGGGAGTGAAGTTACAGATGCAGCTGAAATTGAACCATTGAGCGTTGGAAATAGTAATAGCGGAGCTGATGGGTCGTCTAAAGTCAGTAAGAATCAGGAAGTAGCAGGAACTTctaagaataaaaagaagaagaagaagggaggaaGGACTGATCAAGAAGAGGATGATTTGGAGAAAATTCTTGCTGAGCTTGGTGAAGCGCCTCCAGTATCAAAGCCTGCTGCTCCTACACAAGAGGAGAAAGTTCAGGAACCTGAAACAGCTGGTTCTGTTGATGATTTGGGTGAAAAGGAAGGTGAAGAAGAGAATGTAGAGTCTGCTGcggcaaagaaaaagaaaaagaagaaggaaaaagaaaaggaaaagaaggcaGCAGCGGCAGCAGCTGCGGCGACAGCTGCTTCTGTTGAAACAAAAGTTGAAAAGCAAACTGAAGTGAAGACTGAAGCAACAGAACCCAAAAAGAATGAGTCTAAGGGTAAAGCTGCTGACAAAAAAGTGCCAAAACATGTCAGGGAGATGCAAGAGGCACTTGCCAGGAGAAAAGAGGCGGAAGAGAAggcaaagaaggaagaagaggagaagTTAAGGAGGGAAGAAGAGGAAAGGCGGAAGCAAGAAGAACTTGAGAGGCAAGCTGAAGAGGCCAGGCGTCGGAAAAAGGAGAGGGAAAAGGAGAAGTTGCAAAAAAAGAAACTGGAAGGCAAGCTTTTAAGTGGGAAGCAGAAGGAAGAAGCTCGTAGGTTGGAGGCAATGAGAAACCAAATACTTGCTAATGCTGGGATGCCTCTTCCTACCAATGACACCGGTGCACGAGCTAAAAAACCATTGTACCAGAAAAAGAAGTCAAAATCAATACCCCATCAAGTTAATGGTGCAGGTTCTTCTAAGCCAGTTGAAGACACTGAGGAAAGGGAAGCTCTGCAAGAAACTGTTTCTGAGGTCAATTCCGTGGAATCTGAGAAGGTTGAGGAGACAGATGATGTTGATGAGAAGTCCGAAGTGGCTGAGTCTATCCAAGAgaatggaattgaagaagaagaagaagatgacgaCGATGATGAATGGGATGCAAAGAGCTGGGATGAGGCCACTGTCAATATTTCAGTAAGAGCGTTTGCTGATGAGGAGGTTGACGCTGAGACGAAACCTGTTGCTAAAAAAGGAGTGAAAAACACAGGTACACATGATCTTTATTTTAGTTAGGATATTGCTATTCGTTTACCAAGTGATAAATAAAAACACTGGTGATGTTTTGCACTAGTTGTTTTGAAAGAACCTTGCTCGGCTACATACATGTATGATGTATTTAGAAATCTTCATTGATTTCTGTTGACTGTACTGATGGAATCATCTAACACTAGCAGTTTGAGTGTTTGTATCTGAAATTTATTTGTGTTTTACAAGCTGAACTGATAGGTTTGAGCTACTTATGTGGTCTGTTTGACAACTGATCATTTACTGTTTTGGTTTTTCGATATTTGCAGCCTCTTCTGCAGCTGCAAGTACCAAGCCTGCCGATACTGCAAAAAAATCTGTTCAATCTCAGGATGTGGACAATAAGAAAAATCAGGAGCCTGAAGTTACTGACAAAAAGAAGACGAAAAATGCTACAGCGAAAAAAGCAACACAAAATTCAGATGCTACGCCTACGACTGAAAAGGACCTTCGTTCACCCATTTGCTGCATCATGGGACATGTCGATACTGGTAAAACTAAGCTATTGGATTGTATTCGTGGTACTAATGTTCAAGAAGGTGAGGCTGGAGGTATTACTCAACAAATTGGAGCAACATATTTCCCTGCGGTGAACATACGTGAACGGACCAAGGAACTAAAAGCTGATGCTACACTTAAGGTGCCAGGGCTATTGGTTATTGATACTCCTGGTCACGAATCATTCACAAACTTGAGGTCAAGGGGTTCAGGGTTATGTGATATTGCGATTTTGGTTGTGGATATTATGCACGGCTTAGAACCACAAACAATCGAGTCATTGAATCTTCTGAAAATGAGGAATACCGAGTTTATTGTGGCATTGAACAAGGTGCACACTATAGCTGACCAGTACTGGGTGTCTTCCTTCACCATTTGCTTCACATTTGACTCATGtcttttttattcaatttttaaatTTGCAGGTAGACAGACTCTATGGGTGGAAAAGCACCCGCAACGCACCAATTGTAAAGGCAATGAAGCAACAATCTAAGGATGTCCAAAATGAGTTCAACATGAGGC from the Humulus lupulus chromosome X, drHumLupu1.1, whole genome shotgun sequence genome contains:
- the LOC133807150 gene encoding eukaryotic translation initiation factor 5B — encoded protein: MGRKKTNARDDENPAQGGAKSKKKGLLIDDDEYAIGTELSEESQVQEEKVVITGKKKGKKGGSKASELKGNDEEKAVEEVEDDNDDDHEVVFAGKKKGKSKKGKGNSMLSGSSFGLLEDDDDNQEETVQSDEGDGAPVVSLSGKKKPSKKSGHSLFSASAFDAIDDDNDDDNDGEVVDNFMDENKLVEDDEEAPAIEFMGKKKKSSKGGKKGGSLFNASGFDALGDGVEPENKKKEEDEKKEEDDEYAQVTFSGKKKKSSKAAKKGGGSSFNAVLLDEGIDEDVSVSESSRVGNDALEDEDASVISFSGKKKSSKKKGNSVFSQLNEEDVGDGSEVTDAAEIEPLSVGNSNSGADGSSKVSKNQEVAGTSKNKKKKKKGGRTDQEEDDLEKILAELGEAPPVSKPAAPTQEEKVQEPETAGSVDDLGEKEGEEENVESAAAKKKKKKKEKEKEKKAAAAAAAATAASVETKVEKQTEVKTEATEPKKNESKGKAADKKVPKHVREMQEALARRKEAEEKAKKEEEEKLRREEEERRKQEELERQAEEARRRKKEREKEKLQKKKLEGKLLSGKQKEEARRLEAMRNQILANAGMPLPTNDTGARAKKPLYQKKKSKSIPHQVNGAGSSKPVEDTEEREALQETVSEVNSVESEKVEETDDVDEKSEVAESIQENGIEEEEEDDDDDEWDAKSWDEATVNISVRAFADEEVDAETKPVAKKGVKNTASSAAASTKPADTAKKSVQSQDVDNKKNQEPEVTDKKKTKNATAKKATQNSDATPTTEKDLRSPICCIMGHVDTGKTKLLDCIRGTNVQEGEAGGITQQIGATYFPAVNIRERTKELKADATLKVPGLLVIDTPGHESFTNLRSRGSGLCDIAILVVDIMHGLEPQTIESLNLLKMRNTEFIVALNKVDRLYGWKSTRNAPIVKAMKQQSKDVQNEFNMRLTQIVTQFKEQGLNTELYYKNKEMGETYSIVPTSAITGEGIPDMLLLLVQWTQKTMVEKLTFSNEVQCTVLEVKVIEGHGTTIDVVLVNGVLHEGDQIVVCGMQGPIVTSIRALLTPHPMKELRVKGTYLHHKEIKAAQGIKITAQGLEHAIAGTGLYVVGPNDDLEDIKETTMEDMKSVMSRIDKSGEGVCVQASTLGSLEALLEFLKTPEVNIPVSGISIGPVHKKDVMKASVMLEKKKEFATILAFDVKVTPESRELADELGVKIFIADIIYHLFDQFKAYIDNLKEEKKKEAADEAVFPCVLKILPNCIFNKKDPIVLGVDILEGIAKVGTPICIPQKDFIDIGRIASIENNHKPVDTAKKGQKVAIKIVGSNSEEQQKMFGRHFEIEDELVSHISRKSIDILKTNYREDLSLEDWKLVVKLKNLFKIQ